The proteins below are encoded in one region of Streptomyces roseirectus:
- a CDS encoding DUF349 domain-containing protein: MSSDPWGRVDETGTVYVRTADGEQVVGSWQAGSPEEALAYFERKYEGLVVEIGLLEKRVRTTDLSAKDAQVAIDHLREQVDAHHAVGDLASLKERLDALVATVESRREERKQQRAKQSEEARKAKEELVAEAEQLAQSDQWRAAGERLRALVDTWKGLPRLDRKSDDELWHRFSHARSAFSKRRKAHFAQLDAQREDARRIKERLVAEAESLSSSQDWGPTAARYRELMADWKAAGRAQREHEDDLWNRFRGAQDVFFAARSGVFAERDAEQTENLKLKEELAGEAEKLLPIGDLKSARAAFRSINERWEAIGHVPRDARPKVEGRMHAVERALQDAEETEWRRTNPEARARAAGLTGQLQAAVDKLKGQIETARAQGNNSRADKLERELEGRQALLDQALKGLQEFGG, from the coding sequence GTGAGCAGCGACCCGTGGGGCCGCGTCGACGAGACGGGGACCGTGTACGTGCGTACGGCCGACGGCGAGCAGGTCGTCGGTTCCTGGCAGGCCGGCTCTCCCGAGGAGGCGCTGGCCTACTTCGAGCGCAAGTACGAGGGCCTGGTGGTCGAGATCGGCCTCCTGGAGAAGCGCGTGCGCACGACCGACCTGTCCGCCAAGGACGCGCAGGTGGCGATCGACCACCTCCGCGAGCAGGTCGACGCGCACCACGCGGTCGGTGACCTGGCGTCGCTGAAGGAGCGGCTGGACGCGCTGGTGGCGACGGTCGAGTCCCGGCGCGAGGAGCGCAAGCAGCAGCGGGCCAAGCAGTCCGAGGAGGCCCGCAAGGCCAAGGAGGAGCTGGTCGCGGAGGCCGAGCAGCTGGCCCAGTCCGACCAGTGGCGGGCGGCCGGCGAACGGCTGCGGGCCCTGGTGGACACCTGGAAGGGCCTGCCGCGCCTGGACCGCAAGTCGGACGACGAGCTGTGGCACCGCTTCTCGCACGCCCGCTCGGCGTTCTCCAAGCGGCGCAAGGCGCACTTCGCGCAGCTCGACGCGCAGCGCGAGGACGCCCGCCGGATCAAGGAGCGGCTGGTCGCGGAGGCCGAGTCGCTGTCGTCGTCCCAGGACTGGGGTCCGACGGCGGCCCGTTACCGCGAGCTGATGGCGGACTGGAAGGCCGCGGGCCGCGCCCAGCGCGAGCACGAGGACGACCTGTGGAACCGCTTCCGGGGCGCGCAGGACGTGTTCTTCGCGGCCCGCAGCGGGGTCTTCGCCGAGCGGGACGCGGAGCAGACGGAGAACCTGAAGCTGAAGGAGGAGCTGGCCGGGGAGGCCGAGAAGCTGCTGCCGATCGGCGATCTGAAGTCGGCGCGCGCGGCCTTCCGCTCGATCAACGAGCGCTGGGAGGCCATCGGGCACGTCCCGCGTGACGCCCGGCCGAAGGTCGAGGGCCGGATGCACGCGGTCGAGCGGGCCCTCCAGGACGCCGAGGAGACCGAGTGGCGGCGCACCAACCCCGAGGCGCGTGCCCGCGCGGCCGGTCTGACGGGTCAGCTCCAGGCCGCCGTCGACAAGCTGAAGGGCCAGATCGAG
- a CDS encoding peptidylprolyl isomerase, with protein MVTQEQRKRQLAREKFLRQQQRRTAARRKARVRNSVIASVLAVAVVGGVTLYATGAFKDDGKKKSDDVAASPSAGPSKGPDPCAKPAAGAVKTETWKTAPKLAIDKSAKYTMTLDTTCGEIGIALKASAAPQTVNSFDFLAGKGYFDHSKCHRLTTEGIYVLQCGDPTGKGTGGPGYTIPDENLKDASLKNNIYPAGTVAMANTGQPHTGGSQFFLVYQDSQLPPQYTPFGTVSAEGMKVLKKIADAGAQPADPTTGNTAPNATVVIDKATVAKS; from the coding sequence GTGGTCACCCAGGAACAGCGGAAGCGGCAGCTCGCGCGGGAGAAGTTCTTGCGGCAGCAGCAACGGCGCACCGCCGCCCGGCGCAAGGCCCGTGTGCGCAACTCGGTGATCGCGTCGGTGCTCGCGGTGGCCGTCGTCGGCGGGGTGACGCTGTACGCGACGGGCGCCTTCAAGGACGACGGCAAGAAGAAGTCGGACGACGTCGCGGCGTCCCCGTCGGCCGGGCCGAGCAAGGGTCCCGACCCGTGCGCGAAGCCGGCCGCGGGCGCGGTGAAGACCGAGACGTGGAAGACCGCGCCGAAGCTCGCGATCGACAAGTCGGCGAAGTACACGATGACGCTGGACACGACGTGCGGCGAGATCGGCATCGCGCTGAAGGCGTCGGCCGCCCCGCAGACGGTCAACTCGTTCGACTTCCTGGCCGGCAAGGGCTACTTCGACCACTCGAAGTGCCACCGGCTCACCACCGAGGGCATCTACGTCCTGCAGTGCGGCGACCCGACCGGCAAGGGCACCGGCGGTCCCGGCTACACGATCCCGGACGAGAACCTGAAGGACGCCTCCCTCAAGAACAACATCTACCCAGCGGGCACGGTCGCGATGGCCAACACCGGCCAGCCGCACACCGGCGGCAGCCAGTTCTTCCTGGTCTACCAGGACAGCCAACTGCCGCCCCAGTACACCCCGTTCGGCACGGTGTCGGCCGAGGGCATGAAGGTCCTCAAGAAGATCGCGGACGCGGGCGCGCAGCCCGCCGACCCGACGACCGGCAACACCGCCCCGAACGCGACGGTCGTGATCGACAAGGCGACGGTCGCGAAGTCCTGA
- a CDS encoding MBL fold metallo-hydrolase — protein sequence MLIAGFPAGAWGTNCYLVAPAAGEECVIIDPGHEAAPGVEEALAKHRLKPVAVVLTHGHLDHVASVVPVCGAHDVPAWIHPEDRYMMSDPEKALGRSIGMPLLGELTIGEPDDVRELTDGARLELAGLELTVAHAPGHTRGSVTFRLPESADIPSVFFSGDLLFAGSIGRTDLPGGSMDDMLASLARVCLPLDDSTVVLSGHGPQTTIGRERATNAYLRQVADGRGASDAPRRGI from the coding sequence GTGCTCATTGCCGGGTTCCCCGCCGGGGCCTGGGGGACGAACTGTTATCTCGTCGCCCCGGCCGCCGGTGAGGAGTGCGTGATCATCGACCCGGGCCACGAGGCGGCCCCCGGAGTCGAGGAAGCGCTCGCGAAACATCGGCTCAAGCCCGTCGCCGTCGTCCTCACCCACGGCCACCTCGACCACGTGGCCTCGGTCGTCCCGGTGTGCGGCGCGCACGACGTGCCCGCCTGGATCCACCCCGAGGACCGCTACATGATGAGCGACCCCGAGAAGGCCCTCGGCCGGTCCATCGGGATGCCACTGCTCGGCGAACTCACCATCGGGGAGCCGGACGACGTCCGCGAACTCACCGACGGCGCCCGCCTCGAACTGGCCGGTCTGGAACTCACCGTCGCGCACGCGCCGGGCCATACGCGGGGGTCGGTGACGTTCCGGCTGCCCGAGTCCGCCGACATCCCGTCGGTGTTCTTCTCCGGGGACCTGCTCTTCGCCGGCTCCATCGGCCGCACCGACCTGCCGGGCGGCTCCATGGACGACATGCTCGCCTCCCTGGCCCGTGTCTGCCTGCCGCTCGACGATTCCACCGTGGTCCTCTCCGGACACGGCCCCCAGACCACCATCGGCCGCGAACGCGCCACCAACGCCTATCTGCGACAGGTGGCCGACGGCCGGGGAGCGTCCGACGCTCCCCGCCGAGGAATATGA
- the hisS gene encoding histidine--tRNA ligase, translating into MSTFQAPKGTYDLLPPESAAFLAVRDALAAPLRTSGYGYIETPGFENVELFARGVGESTDIVTKEMYAFETKGGDRIALRPEGTAGTLRATLEANLHRQGNLPVKLWYSGSYYRYEAPQKGRYRHFSQIGAEAIGTEDPALDAELILLADRAYRSLGLRGFRILLNSLGDQECRPLYREALQTFLRGLDLDEETLRRAEINPLRVLDDKRADVRRQLTGAPLLQDYLCAACKTYHEEVRALLTAEDVAFEDDPKLVRGLDYYTRTTFEFVHDGLGAQSAVGGGGRYDGLSEMIGGPSLPSVGWALGVDRTVLALEAEGITLDLPPATSVFAVPLGDEARRVLFTKVNELRRAGVAADFSYGGKGLKGAMKNAHRSGARYALVAGERDLVEGVVQLKDMESGEQTAVALDRITAEVTSRL; encoded by the coding sequence GTGAGCACCTTCCAGGCCCCCAAGGGCACCTACGACCTCCTGCCGCCCGAATCCGCCGCATTCCTGGCGGTCCGTGACGCGCTCGCCGCACCCCTGCGCACCTCCGGCTACGGCTACATCGAGACGCCCGGCTTCGAGAACGTCGAACTCTTCGCGCGCGGCGTCGGCGAGTCCACCGACATCGTCACCAAGGAGATGTACGCCTTCGAGACCAAGGGCGGCGACCGGATCGCCCTGCGCCCCGAAGGCACCGCCGGCACCCTGCGCGCCACGCTGGAGGCGAACCTGCACCGGCAGGGCAACCTCCCCGTCAAGCTCTGGTACTCCGGCTCCTACTACCGCTACGAAGCCCCCCAGAAGGGCCGCTACCGCCACTTCTCCCAGATCGGCGCCGAGGCCATCGGCACCGAGGACCCCGCCCTCGACGCCGAGCTGATCCTCCTCGCCGACCGGGCGTACCGCTCACTCGGCCTGCGCGGCTTCCGCATCCTCCTCAACAGCCTCGGCGACCAGGAGTGCCGCCCCCTCTACCGCGAGGCCCTGCAGACCTTCCTGCGCGGCCTCGACCTCGACGAGGAGACCCTGCGCCGCGCCGAGATCAACCCCCTGCGCGTCCTCGACGACAAGCGCGCCGACGTCCGCAGGCAGCTCACCGGCGCCCCCCTGCTCCAGGACTACCTCTGCGCCGCCTGCAAGACGTACCACGAGGAGGTCCGCGCCCTCCTGACCGCCGAGGACGTCGCCTTCGAGGACGACCCCAAGCTGGTCCGCGGCCTCGACTACTACACCCGCACGACCTTCGAGTTCGTCCACGACGGCCTCGGCGCCCAGTCCGCCGTCGGCGGCGGCGGACGCTACGACGGCCTCTCCGAGATGATCGGCGGCCCATCCCTCCCGTCCGTCGGCTGGGCCCTCGGCGTCGACCGCACGGTCCTCGCCCTGGAGGCGGAGGGCATCACCCTCGACCTCCCGCCGGCCACCTCCGTCTTCGCCGTCCCCCTCGGCGACGAGGCCCGCCGCGTCCTGTTCACCAAGGTCAACGAGTTGCGCCGGGCCGGCGTCGCCGCCGACTTCTCCTACGGCGGCAAGGGACTCAAGGGCGCCATGAAGAACGCCCACCGCTCGGGCGCCCGCTACGCGCTCGTCGCCGGCGAGCGGGACCTCGTCGAGGGCGTCGTCCAGCTCAAGGACATGGAGTCGGGCGAGCAGACGGCCGTCGCGCTCGACCGGATCACGGCGGAAGTGACGTCCCGGCTGTAG
- a CDS encoding vitamin K epoxide reductase family protein, which yields MSKTTVKEVSMDRDPEHATADVPGAAGGSRAFALMLVITGAAGLLAAWVITIDKFKLLEAKVEGKTFVPGCSLNPVVSCGSVMESKQAAVFGFPNPMLGLVCYGIVIAVGMTLLGRARFPRWYWLTFNFGTLFGVGFCTWLQFQSLYRINALCLWCSLAWVATIIMFWYVTSFNVRHGFLPAPGWLKSFFGEFTWVLPAVHIGIIGMLILTRWWDFWTS from the coding sequence ATGAGCAAGACGACAGTCAAAGAGGTCTCCATGGACCGCGACCCGGAGCACGCCACCGCCGACGTGCCCGGCGCGGCGGGCGGCAGCCGGGCGTTCGCGCTGATGCTGGTGATCACCGGCGCGGCGGGGCTGCTCGCCGCCTGGGTGATCACGATCGACAAGTTCAAGCTGCTCGAAGCCAAGGTCGAGGGCAAGACCTTCGTCCCCGGCTGCAGCCTCAACCCGGTCGTCTCCTGCGGCAGCGTCATGGAGTCCAAGCAGGCCGCCGTCTTCGGGTTCCCCAACCCCATGCTCGGCCTCGTCTGCTACGGCATCGTCATCGCCGTCGGCATGACCCTGCTGGGCCGCGCCCGCTTCCCCCGCTGGTACTGGCTCACCTTCAACTTCGGCACGCTGTTCGGGGTCGGGTTCTGCACGTGGCTCCAGTTCCAGTCCCTGTACCGGATCAACGCGCTGTGCCTGTGGTGCTCGCTGGCCTGGGTCGCGACGATCATCATGTTCTGGTACGTGACCTCGTTCAACGTCCGGCACGGCTTCCTGCCCGCGCCGGGCTGGCTGAAGAGCTTCTTCGGCGAGTTCACGTGGGTGCTGCCGGCCGTGCACATCGGGATCATCGGCATGCTGATCCTGACGCGCTGGTGGGACTTCTGGACGAGCTGA